One window of the Macaca thibetana thibetana isolate TM-01 chromosome 13, ASM2454274v1, whole genome shotgun sequence genome contains the following:
- the SERTAD2 gene encoding SERTA domain-containing protein 2 isoform X3 has protein sequence MLGKGGKRKFDEHEDGLEGKIVSPCDGPSKVSYTLQRQTIFNISLMKLYNHRPLTEPSLQKTVLINNMLRRIQEELKQEGSLRPMFTPSSQPTTEPSDSYREGPPAFSHLAPPSSHPCDLGSTTPLEACLTPASLLEDDDDTFCTSQAMQPTAPTKLSPPTLSPEKDSFSSALDEIEELCPTSTSTEAAAAATDSVKGTSSEAGAQKPDGPQESRADDSKLMDSLPGNFEITTSTGFLTDLTLDDILFADIDTSMYDFDPCTSSSGTASKMAPVSADDLLKTLAPYSSQPVAPSQPFKMDLTELDHIMEVLVGS, from the coding sequence ATGTTGGGTAAAGGAGGAAAACGGAAGTTTGATGAGCATGAAGATGGGCTGGAAGGCAAAATCGTGTCTCCCTGTGACGGTCCATCCAAGGTGTCTTACACCTTACAGCGTCAGACTATCTTCAACATTTCCCTTATGAAACTCTATAACCACAGGCCCCTGACAGAGCCCAGCTTGCAAAAGACCGTTTTAATTAACAACATGTTGAGGCGGATCCAGGAGGAACTCAAACAGGAAGGCAGCCTGAGGCCCATGTTcaccccctcctcccagcccaccACTGAGCCCAGTGACAGCTACCGAGAGGGCCCGCCGGCCTTCAGCCACCTGGCGCCcccatcctcccacccctgcGACCTCGGAAGCACTACGCCCCTGGAGGCCTGCCTCACCCCAGCCTCGCTGCTCGAGGACGACGATGACACGTTTTGCACCTCCCAGGCCATGCAGCCCACGGCTCCCACCAAACTGTCACCTCCAACCCTCTCGCCAGAAAAGGACAGTTTCTCCTCTGCCTTGGACGAGATCGAGGAGCTCTGTCCCACATCTACCTCCACAGAGGCGGCCGCGGCTGCGACGGACAGCGTGAAAGGGACCTCCAGCGAGGCTGGTGCCCAGAAACCCGACGGTCCTCAAGAGAGCCGCGCAGATGACTCAAAACTGATGGACTCTCTGCCTGGGAATTTTGAAATAACGACGTCCACGGGTTTCCTCACAGACTTGACCCTGGATGACATCCTGTTTGCTGACATTGATACGTCCATGTATGATTTTGACCCCTGCACTTCCTCATCAGGGACAGCCTCAAAAATGGCCCCTGTGTCTGCCGACGACCTCCTCAAAACTCTGGCTCCTTACAGCAGTCAGCCTGTCGCCCCAAGTCAGCCTTTCAAAATGGACCTCACAGAGCTGGACCACATCATGGAGGTGCTTGTCGGGTCCTAA